In Pseudomonas fluorescens, a genomic segment contains:
- a CDS encoding FMN-dependent NADH-azoreductase, which yields MKLLHIDSSILGDNSASRQLTAGVVKAWQAAEPGVEVTYRDLANEGISHFSGATLGALGTAADLRDAAQKHEADLSASTLAEFLAADAVVIGAPMYNFTIPTQLKAWIDRIAVAGQTFRYTEAGPEGLCGNKKVIIVSTSGGLHVGQATGVAHEEYLKVMLGFLGITDIEFVRAHGLAYGDDARSKALNDANVLINEQLFAAA from the coding sequence ATGAAACTGTTGCATATCGATTCCAGCATCCTCGGTGACAACTCGGCTTCCCGTCAGCTCACTGCCGGCGTGGTCAAAGCCTGGCAAGCGGCTGAGCCGGGTGTGGAAGTCACCTATCGCGACCTGGCCAACGAAGGTATCAGCCACTTCTCCGGCGCGACCCTGGGGGCCCTGGGGACTGCCGCTGACCTGCGTGATGCTGCGCAAAAACACGAGGCTGACCTGAGCGCATCGACCCTGGCTGAATTCCTCGCCGCCGATGCTGTTGTGATCGGTGCGCCGATGTACAACTTCACCATTCCGACCCAGCTCAAGGCCTGGATCGACCGCATCGCGGTTGCCGGCCAGACCTTCCGTTACACCGAAGCCGGCCCGGAAGGCCTGTGCGGCAACAAGAAAGTCATCATCGTCTCCACGTCCGGTGGCTTGCATGTTGGCCAGGCAACGGGTGTAGCCCATGAGGAATACCTCAAAGTCATGCTGGGCTTCCTCGGTATCACCGACATCGAATTCGTCCGTGCCCACGGCCTGGCGTACGGCGACGACGCTCGCAGCAAAGCCCTGAACGACGCCAACGTACTCATCAACGAACAATTGTTCGCCGCCGCGTAA
- a CDS encoding LysR substrate-binding domain-containing protein, which produces MQDLNDLYYFAKVVESGGFAAAGRLLGIPKSRLSRRIAELEERLGARLLQRTTRQLTLTAVGERYLRHCQAMLLEAEMADEAVASMSSEPRGRLRVSCPVGMAQHILPELVAGFLAAHPLVQLEMTLVNRRVDLVAEGIDVALRVRELGDEDPLLVTKRLRQAQTVLVASPEFMRSRQVNDLDDLKQLPVLGALEADRMVHLRVLDPQGNPQDLVMEARLGIDDFIVRKASAIMGLGFTVLPMMYCEEELASGRLVQLLPQWSLPGGWLQAVYPHRRGVLPAIRAWIDYLEEGFKDCGDRLL; this is translated from the coding sequence ATGCAAGACCTCAATGACCTCTACTATTTCGCCAAAGTCGTCGAATCCGGCGGCTTTGCGGCGGCCGGACGCCTGCTGGGGATTCCCAAATCGCGCCTGTCGCGGCGCATTGCCGAGCTGGAAGAACGCTTGGGCGCGCGCCTGTTGCAACGCACCACCCGGCAATTGACCCTCACCGCCGTCGGCGAGCGCTACCTGCGCCATTGCCAGGCGATGCTGCTGGAAGCGGAAATGGCCGATGAGGCCGTGGCCAGCATGTCCAGCGAACCCCGCGGGCGCCTGCGTGTCAGCTGCCCGGTAGGCATGGCCCAACACATCCTGCCGGAACTGGTCGCCGGGTTTCTCGCCGCCCACCCGTTGGTGCAACTGGAAATGACCCTGGTCAACCGTCGCGTGGACCTGGTAGCCGAAGGCATTGACGTGGCCCTGCGCGTACGCGAGCTGGGCGATGAAGACCCGCTGCTGGTGACCAAGCGCCTGCGCCAGGCCCAGACCGTGCTGGTTGCCAGCCCCGAGTTCATGCGCAGCCGGCAGGTCAACGACCTTGATGACCTCAAGCAACTGCCGGTACTCGGCGCACTGGAAGCCGACCGCATGGTGCACCTGCGCGTTCTCGACCCCCAGGGCAATCCCCAGGACCTGGTGATGGAGGCGCGGCTGGGCATCGACGACTTTATCGTGCGCAAGGCCAGCGCGATCATGGGGCTCGGCTTTACCGTACTGCCGATGATGTATTGCGAAGAGGAATTGGCCAGCGGCCGATTGGTACAGCTGTTGCCGCAGTGGTCGCTGCCAGGCGGCTGGCTGCAGGCCGTGTACCCGCATCGGCGCGGCGTACTGCCGGCCATTCGTGCCTGGATCGACTACCTGGAAGAAGGCTTCAAAGACTGTGGAGACCGCTTGCTATGA
- a CDS encoding MmcQ/YjbR family DNA-binding protein yields MNMTEAQVAHFCLSLPGAREDYKWGGVRVFSIAGNKMFAVQHLRGDSLAFKVDKDLFLGHVDRPGIHPAPYLARAQWIIMNTPYPLGAEELRGLLQRSHQLVVSKLPKRTQIGLLLED; encoded by the coding sequence ATGAACATGACCGAAGCACAAGTCGCACACTTCTGCCTGAGCCTGCCGGGCGCGCGGGAAGACTACAAATGGGGCGGCGTACGGGTGTTCTCGATCGCCGGCAACAAGATGTTCGCCGTGCAGCACCTGCGCGGTGACTCGTTGGCGTTCAAGGTCGACAAAGACCTGTTCCTCGGCCACGTGGATCGCCCAGGCATCCACCCGGCGCCGTACCTGGCACGCGCACAGTGGATCATCATGAACACGCCCTACCCGTTGGGCGCCGAGGAGTTGCGTGGCTTGTTGCAGCGCTCCCACCAGCTGGTGGTGAGCAAGCTGCCCAAGCGCACGCAGATCGGGTTGTTGCTAGAGGATTGA
- a CDS encoding ABC-F family ATPase: MISTANITMQFGAKPLFENVSVKFGAGNRYGLIGANGCGKSTFMKILGGDLDPSGGQVMLEPNVRLGKLRQDQFAYEEFTVLDTVIMGHEELWKVKAERDRIYSLPEMSEDDGMAVAELETEFAEMDGYTAESRAGELLLGLGIPLEQHFGPMSEVSPGWKLRVLLAQALFSDPEVLLLDEPTNHLDINTIRWLENILTQRSSLMIIISHDRHFLNSVCTHMADLDYGELRLFPGNYDEYMTVATQSREQLLSDNAKKKAQISELQSFVSRFSANASKAKQATSRAKAIDKIQLAEVKPSSRVSPFIRFEQTKKLHRQAVIVDRMAKGFDGKPLFKDFSFQVEAGERVAIIGPNGIGKTTLLRTLVNELTPDAGSVKWTDAAELGYYAQDHASDFENDMSLFDWMGQWTQGEQVIRGTLGRMLFSNDEILKSVKVISGGEQGRMLFGKLILQKPNVLIMDEPTNHLDMESIEALNLALENYPGTLIFVSHDREFVSSLATRIIELSANGVIDFSGTYDDYLRSQGVVF; this comes from the coding sequence TTGATCTCCACAGCTAACATCACCATGCAGTTCGGCGCCAAGCCGCTCTTCGAGAACGTCTCGGTCAAGTTCGGCGCCGGCAACCGGTATGGTCTGATCGGTGCCAACGGTTGCGGCAAGTCGACCTTCATGAAAATCCTCGGCGGCGATCTCGATCCGTCCGGCGGCCAGGTCATGCTGGAACCAAATGTTCGCCTGGGTAAACTGCGCCAGGACCAGTTCGCCTACGAAGAATTCACCGTGCTCGACACCGTGATCATGGGCCACGAGGAGCTGTGGAAGGTCAAGGCCGAGCGCGACCGCATCTACTCGCTGCCGGAAATGAGCGAAGACGACGGCATGGCCGTGGCCGAGCTGGAAACCGAATTCGCCGAGATGGACGGCTACACCGCCGAATCCCGTGCCGGTGAGCTGCTGCTGGGCCTGGGCATTCCCCTGGAGCAGCATTTCGGCCCGATGAGCGAAGTGTCCCCTGGCTGGAAACTGCGCGTATTGCTGGCCCAGGCGCTGTTCTCCGATCCTGAAGTGCTGTTGCTCGACGAACCGACCAACCACTTGGACATCAACACCATCCGCTGGTTGGAAAACATCCTGACCCAGCGCTCCAGCCTGATGATCATCATCTCTCACGACCGTCACTTCCTGAACAGCGTGTGCACCCACATGGCTGACCTGGACTACGGCGAGCTGCGCCTGTTCCCGGGCAACTACGACGAGTACATGACCGTGGCGACCCAGTCCCGCGAGCAATTGCTGTCGGACAACGCCAAGAAGAAAGCGCAGATCTCCGAACTGCAATCCTTCGTCAGCCGCTTCTCGGCCAACGCCTCGAAAGCCAAGCAGGCGACTTCCCGTGCCAAGGCGATCGACAAGATCCAGCTGGCCGAGGTCAAGCCTTCGAGCCGCGTGAGCCCGTTCATCCGTTTCGAACAGACCAAAAAGCTGCACCGCCAGGCAGTCATCGTCGATCGCATGGCCAAAGGCTTCGACGGCAAGCCGCTGTTCAAGGACTTCAGCTTCCAGGTCGAAGCCGGCGAGCGCGTGGCGATCATCGGCCCGAACGGTATCGGCAAGACCACCCTGCTGCGTACCCTGGTCAACGAACTGACCCCGGATGCCGGTAGCGTCAAGTGGACCGACGCCGCAGAACTGGGCTACTACGCCCAGGATCACGCGAGTGACTTCGAAAACGACATGAGCCTGTTCGACTGGATGGGCCAGTGGACCCAAGGCGAGCAAGTGATCCGTGGCACCCTGGGCCGCATGCTGTTCTCCAACGATGAGATCCTCAAGTCGGTCAAGGTCATCTCCGGTGGTGAGCAAGGCCGCATGCTGTTCGGCAAGCTGATCTTGCAAAAGCCGAACGTGCTGATCATGGATGAACCGACCAACCACCTGGACATGGAATCCATCGAGGCGCTGAACCTGGCCCTGGAAAACTACCCCGGCACGTTGATCTTCGTCAGCCACGACCGTGAGTTCGTATCGTCCCTGGCCACCCGCATCATCGAGTTGAGCGCCAACGGCGTGATCGACTTCAGCGGCACCTACGACGACTACCTGCGCAGCCAAGGCGTGGTGTTCTAA
- a CDS encoding undecaprenyl-diphosphate phosphatase, giving the protein MDLWTAAQALILGVVEGLTEFLPISSTGHQIIVADLLDFGGERAMAFNIIIQLGAILAVVWEFRRKILDVVTGLPTQRNAQRFTLNLLIAFLPAVVLGVIFANLIHHYLFNPITVATALVVGGIVMLWAERRQHEVHAETVDDITWKDALKVGFAQCLAMIPGTSRSGSTIIGGLLFGLSRKAATEFSFFLAMPTMVGAAVYSGYKYRDLFQPADLPVFAIGFVTSFIFAMIAVKGLLKFIASHSYAVFAWYRIAFGLLILATWQFGWIDWAAAKA; this is encoded by the coding sequence ATGGATTTGTGGACCGCCGCACAGGCATTGATACTCGGCGTGGTGGAAGGACTGACAGAGTTCCTGCCCATCTCCAGCACAGGCCACCAGATTATCGTCGCCGACTTGCTCGACTTCGGCGGCGAACGTGCCATGGCGTTCAACATCATCATCCAGCTCGGCGCGATCCTCGCGGTGGTCTGGGAGTTTCGGCGCAAGATTCTCGACGTGGTCACCGGCCTGCCGACCCAGCGCAACGCCCAGCGATTCACGCTCAACCTGTTGATCGCGTTCCTGCCGGCGGTGGTACTGGGGGTGATTTTCGCCAACCTGATCCACCATTACCTGTTCAACCCGATCACCGTGGCCACGGCGCTGGTAGTGGGCGGCATCGTCATGTTGTGGGCCGAGCGCCGCCAACACGAAGTGCATGCCGAGACCGTCGATGACATCACCTGGAAAGACGCGCTGAAGGTGGGCTTTGCCCAGTGCCTGGCAATGATCCCCGGCACCTCGCGTTCCGGCTCGACCATTATCGGTGGCCTGCTGTTCGGCCTGTCGCGCAAGGCCGCCACCGAGTTCTCGTTCTTCCTGGCCATGCCGACCATGGTCGGTGCGGCGGTGTATTCGGGCTACAAGTACCGTGACCTGTTCCAGCCGGCCGACCTGCCGGTGTTCGCCATCGGCTTTGTCACCTCGTTCATCTTCGCGATGATCGCGGTCAAGGGTCTGCTCAAGTTCATCGCCAGCCATAGCTATGCGGTGTTTGCCTGGTATCGGATTGCCTTCGGCCTGCTGATCCTGGCGACCTGGCAGTTCGGTTGGATCGACTGGGCAGCGGCCAAGGCATGA
- a CDS encoding MFS transporter, with amino-acid sequence MPAATPSSLSITLQIVSIVFYTFIAFICIGLPIAVIPGYVHEQLGFSAVVAGVTIGSQYLATLLSRPMAGRMSDTVGTKRAIVLGLAGILVSGVLTFVATLMESLPALSLGILIAGRLLLGVAQGLIGVGTISWCMGQVGAEHTARSISWNGIASYGAIAIGAPLGVVMVAEYGYTSLGVALAALAALGLVLIRNKPSVPVVRGERLPFWAVFGRIAPFGASLCLASIGYGTLTTFITLYYLNRGWQGAAYCLTVFGVCFIVSRLVFISAISRFGGFRAAIACMIIETLGLTLLWLAPSTGVALIGAGLTGFGLSLVYPALGVEAIKQVPNSSRGAGLSAYAVFFDLALAIAGPLMGAVALNLGYGWIFFCAALLSVTALGVTLLLKRRAY; translated from the coding sequence ATGCCTGCCGCCACCCCCAGCTCATTGTCGATCACCCTGCAGATCGTCTCCATCGTCTTCTACACCTTCATTGCCTTTATCTGCATCGGCCTGCCGATTGCGGTGATTCCAGGTTATGTGCATGAGCAATTGGGCTTCAGCGCAGTGGTGGCCGGGGTCACCATCGGCTCGCAGTACCTGGCCACCCTGCTCAGCCGCCCCATGGCTGGGCGCATGTCCGATACCGTGGGCACCAAGCGTGCGATCGTGCTGGGCTTGGCCGGTATCCTGGTCAGTGGCGTGCTGACGTTTGTCGCGACACTGATGGAAAGTCTGCCGGCGCTGAGCCTGGGCATCCTGATTGCCGGGCGCTTGTTGCTCGGCGTGGCCCAGGGCCTGATCGGCGTGGGCACCATCAGTTGGTGCATGGGCCAGGTTGGCGCCGAGCACACCGCACGCTCGATTTCCTGGAATGGCATCGCCTCCTATGGCGCCATTGCCATCGGTGCGCCGCTGGGCGTGGTGATGGTTGCCGAGTACGGCTATACCAGCCTCGGGGTCGCGCTGGCGGCGCTGGCAGCCCTGGGCCTGGTGCTGATCCGCAACAAACCTTCGGTGCCGGTGGTACGTGGCGAGCGTCTGCCGTTCTGGGCAGTATTCGGGCGTATCGCACCGTTTGGCGCCAGCCTGTGCCTGGCCTCGATCGGCTACGGCACCCTGACCACTTTTATCACCCTGTATTACCTCAATCGCGGCTGGCAAGGCGCGGCCTACTGCCTGACGGTATTCGGTGTGTGCTTTATTGTCTCGCGCCTGGTGTTTATCTCGGCCATCAGCCGGTTTGGCGGCTTCAGGGCAGCGATCGCCTGCATGATCATCGAGACCCTGGGCCTGACCCTGCTGTGGCTTGCGCCGTCCACCGGCGTGGCATTGATCGGTGCGGGGCTGACCGGCTTCGGTCTGTCGCTGGTGTACCCCGCGCTGGGTGTGGAAGCCATCAAGCAGGTGCCCAACAGCAGCCGGGGCGCGGGGCTGAGTGCCTATGCGGTGTTTTTCGACCTGGCCCTGGCGATTGCCGGGCCGTTGATGGGCGCCGTGGCGCTGAACCTGGGTTACGGCTGGATCTTCTTCTGCGCGGCGCTGTTGTCAGTCACGGCGCTGGGCGTGACCCTGCTGCTCAAGCGCCGCGCTTACTGA
- a CDS encoding methyl-accepting chemotaxis protein, with amino-acid sequence MNSLRNMSISRRLWLILIVAVLMLLTLGLLMLKQIHGDLYQAKRQQTQNVVQTASGILTFYHSLETTGVMTREAAQKQALSAVRGLRYGHDDYFWINDLTPVMIMHPANPKLDGQNLSAIRDPDGFAVFNEFVSLAKTKGAGIISYRWPKPGSDAPVEKTSYIQLFEPWGWIIGSGVYVDDVQAEFNVQVWKASGIGLAIAVVMALLVSLIVRSIVRPLQEAVNAMGNIASGESDLTRSLDTHGRDEVTQLSQHFNSFTAKLRQVVSQLQVCANALGQSSTELGNNASQAHDRSQQQSQQMELVATAINEVTYGVQDVAKNAEHAASEMRDAQAQAQQGQVNIDSSLQQIDQLSTTISQAVEVIRTLSSESTQIGGVLEVIRSIADQTNLLALNAAIEAARAGEQGRGFAVVADEVRLLAQRTQKSTAEIQAMIERLQGHSEAAVKVISDSHSASQLTIEQAGQAGASLTAIGQALQNLNGLNASIASATLQQAHVVEDINQNVTQAAGLSHSTALAAEQSSVASAHLRSLSEQLEGLLRQFKV; translated from the coding sequence ATGAACAGTTTGCGCAATATGTCGATCAGCCGGCGCCTCTGGCTGATCCTGATAGTCGCCGTGCTGATGCTGCTGACCCTGGGTTTGCTGATGCTCAAGCAGATTCATGGCGACCTTTATCAGGCCAAGCGCCAACAGACCCAGAACGTGGTACAGACCGCCAGCGGAATCCTGACTTTTTATCACAGCCTCGAAACCACCGGCGTCATGACCCGCGAAGCTGCGCAAAAACAAGCCCTGAGCGCGGTGCGCGGTTTGCGCTATGGCCATGACGATTATTTCTGGATCAACGACCTGACGCCGGTGATGATCATGCACCCGGCCAACCCCAAGCTCGATGGCCAGAACCTCTCGGCGATCCGCGACCCGGACGGCTTTGCCGTGTTCAACGAGTTCGTCAGCCTGGCCAAGACCAAGGGCGCCGGGATCATCAGCTACCGTTGGCCGAAGCCGGGGTCCGACGCACCGGTTGAGAAGACTTCGTATATCCAACTGTTCGAGCCCTGGGGCTGGATCATCGGCTCCGGCGTGTATGTGGATGATGTCCAGGCCGAGTTCAATGTGCAGGTGTGGAAAGCGTCGGGGATCGGCCTGGCCATCGCCGTGGTCATGGCCCTGCTGGTCTCGCTGATCGTGCGCAGCATCGTGCGGCCATTGCAGGAAGCCGTGAACGCCATGGGCAATATCGCCAGCGGCGAAAGCGACCTGACCCGCAGCCTCGACACCCACGGCCGGGACGAAGTCACCCAGTTGTCCCAGCATTTCAACAGTTTTACCGCCAAGCTGCGCCAGGTCGTCAGCCAATTGCAGGTCTGCGCCAATGCCCTGGGACAGTCGTCCACCGAGCTGGGCAACAACGCCTCCCAGGCCCATGACCGCAGCCAGCAACAGTCGCAGCAGATGGAGCTGGTGGCCACCGCGATCAATGAAGTCACCTACGGCGTGCAGGACGTGGCGAAAAACGCCGAGCACGCCGCCAGTGAAATGCGCGACGCCCAGGCCCAGGCACAGCAGGGCCAGGTCAATATCGACAGCAGCCTGCAACAGATCGACCAACTGTCCACCACCATCAGCCAGGCCGTGGAAGTGATCCGTACCCTGTCCAGTGAAAGCACCCAGATCGGCGGCGTGCTCGAAGTGATCCGCTCGATCGCCGACCAGACCAACCTGCTCGCCTTGAACGCCGCGATCGAAGCCGCGCGGGCCGGCGAGCAAGGGCGCGGGTTTGCCGTGGTCGCGGATGAAGTGCGCCTGCTGGCCCAGCGCACGCAAAAATCCACGGCTGAAATCCAGGCGATGATCGAGCGCCTGCAAGGTCACTCGGAAGCTGCGGTCAAGGTCATCAGCGATAGCCACAGCGCCTCGCAACTGACCATCGAACAGGCCGGCCAGGCCGGTGCCAGCCTCACCGCCATCGGTCAGGCGCTGCAAAACCTCAACGGCCTCAACGCCTCGATTGCCAGCGCCACCCTGCAACAGGCGCACGTAGTGGAAGACATCAACCAGAACGTGACCCAGGCCGCCGGGCTGTCCCACAGCACGGCGCTGGCGGCAGAACAGTCCAGCGTGGCCAGTGCGCACCTGCGTAGCCTGAGCGAGCAACTCGAAGGCTTGCTGCGCCAATTCAAGGTCTAG
- a CDS encoding MFS transporter has protein sequence MAHHNDLRTTLSLDSLNFFLADVRDGLGPYLAIYLLAVHQWDPASIGVVMTLAGIAALITQGPAGALIDRTRSKRAVIAVAALLVTASCLMLPFVSSFSLVALTQAASAVAASVFAPAISAISLGITGPRAFTRRTGRNETFNHAGNAVAALLAGGLAYLFGPVVVFYLMAFMAVASIVAVSCVSAKTIDHEVARGFDPAHHTAHEQPSGVAVLLANRPLLLFAICCALFHLANAAMLPLVSQKLSQINLHMATPLTSACIVAAQLVMVPMAWLVGAKADLWGRKPLLLIGFMILPLRGVLYTLSNDPYWLVAVQMLDGIGAGIFGALFPVIVKDLTQGTGRFNVSLGALSTVFGLGAALSNSLAGFVVQQAGYNAAFLTLAGVAAVALALLWLAMPETLEKPSFACHTTVA, from the coding sequence GTGGCCCATCACAACGACCTGCGCACCACCTTGTCCCTGGACAGCCTGAATTTCTTCCTGGCCGATGTGCGTGACGGCCTGGGACCGTACCTGGCGATTTACTTGTTGGCCGTGCACCAATGGGACCCGGCCAGCATTGGCGTGGTCATGACCCTGGCCGGGATCGCCGCCTTGATCACCCAAGGCCCGGCAGGCGCGCTGATCGATCGCACTCGCAGCAAACGCGCGGTGATCGCGGTTGCGGCGCTATTGGTCACCGCCAGTTGCCTGATGCTGCCCTTTGTCAGTTCGTTCAGCCTGGTGGCGCTGACCCAGGCCGCCAGCGCCGTTGCAGCCTCGGTGTTTGCCCCGGCGATCTCCGCGATTTCCCTCGGCATCACCGGGCCACGGGCCTTTACCCGCCGCACCGGACGTAATGAAACCTTCAACCACGCCGGCAATGCCGTGGCTGCGCTGCTGGCCGGTGGCCTCGCCTATCTGTTCGGGCCGGTGGTGGTGTTCTACCTGATGGCGTTTATGGCGGTCGCCAGTATCGTCGCGGTCAGTTGCGTGTCGGCCAAGACGATCGACCATGAGGTCGCCCGGGGCTTCGATCCTGCCCATCACACCGCGCATGAGCAGCCATCCGGCGTGGCCGTTTTGCTGGCCAACCGGCCGTTGCTGCTGTTCGCGATCTGCTGCGCGCTGTTTCACTTGGCCAATGCGGCCATGCTGCCACTGGTCAGCCAGAAGCTGTCGCAGATCAACTTGCACATGGCCACGCCACTGACCTCGGCCTGCATCGTCGCCGCACAACTGGTAATGGTGCCGATGGCCTGGCTGGTGGGCGCCAAGGCCGACCTGTGGGGGCGCAAACCGCTGCTGCTGATCGGCTTCATGATTCTGCCGTTGCGGGGCGTGCTGTATACCTTGTCCAACGATCCCTATTGGCTGGTCGCGGTGCAGATGCTCGACGGCATCGGCGCGGGCATTTTCGGCGCGCTGTTCCCGGTGATCGTCAAGGACCTGACCCAGGGCACCGGGCGTTTCAACGTCAGCCTGGGCGCGCTGTCCACTGTGTTTGGCCTGGGGGCGGCATTGAGCAACAGCCTGGCCGGTTTCGTGGTGCAACAAGCCGGCTATAACGCCGCGTTCCTGACCCTGGCCGGTGTTGCCGCCGTGGCCTTGGCGCTGTTGTGGCTGGCCATGCCGGAGACGCTGGAAAAACCATCTTTCGCGTGCCATACAACTGTCGCCTGA
- the pnuC gene encoding nicotinamide riboside transporter PnuC: MSGLELFAAALGVIAVWLTVKQNPWCWPIGLVMVLLYTWVFYDVKLYSDMLLQVVYAALQVYGWWQWTRAGEVRQGRQVTRLGWPAIMTSLAIGAVGSLLLGAAMAHWTDAAQPWLDAALTGFSLVAQMWMAQKRVQCWPLWVALDVIFVGLFLYKGLYLTAALYALFTVIAVQGWREWRADPALHA, translated from the coding sequence ATGTCCGGGCTTGAACTGTTCGCCGCCGCCCTGGGGGTGATCGCTGTCTGGCTGACAGTCAAGCAAAACCCCTGGTGCTGGCCCATCGGGCTGGTGATGGTGCTGCTCTACACTTGGGTGTTCTATGACGTGAAACTCTACTCCGACATGCTGCTGCAGGTGGTCTACGCCGCCTTGCAGGTGTACGGCTGGTGGCAGTGGACCCGCGCCGGCGAGGTCAGGCAAGGCCGCCAGGTCACCCGCCTGGGCTGGCCTGCAATCATGACCAGCCTGGCCATCGGTGCGGTCGGCAGCCTGCTGCTCGGCGCTGCCATGGCCCACTGGACCGACGCCGCCCAACCCTGGCTCGATGCCGCCCTGACTGGCTTCAGCCTGGTGGCGCAGATGTGGATGGCGCAGAAGCGCGTGCAGTGCTGGCCGCTGTGGGTCGCCCTCGATGTGATCTTCGTCGGGCTGTTTCTCTACAAAGGCCTCTACCTCACCGCCGCGCTTTACGCCTTGTTCACGGTGATCGCCGTGCAAGGCTGGCGTGAATGGCGCGCCGACCCGGCGTTGCACGCATGA
- a CDS encoding DUF1294 domain-containing protein: protein MTIQHPRLKALIFALLCAAPLLGSVLVWQRGETVIPLVAYGVVSVVAFFLYWNDKRKARTDSWRTPENILHAVELAGGWPGALIAQQVFRHKTRKVSYQVLFWAIVLLHQVFWLDQLFLGGTLGSIL, encoded by the coding sequence ATGACGATTCAACACCCGCGCCTGAAGGCGCTGATCTTCGCGTTGTTGTGCGCGGCGCCGCTGTTGGGGTCGGTGCTGGTGTGGCAGCGCGGTGAAACGGTGATCCCGCTGGTGGCCTATGGCGTGGTCAGCGTGGTGGCGTTCTTTTTGTACTGGAACGACAAGCGCAAGGCGCGTACCGACAGCTGGCGCACCCCGGAAAACATCCTGCACGCCGTCGAGCTGGCGGGTGGCTGGCCGGGGGCGTTGATTGCCCAACAGGTGTTCCGCCACAAGACGCGCAAGGTGTCTTACCAGGTGCTGTTCTGGGCAATCGTGCTGTTGCACCAGGTGTTCTGGCTGGATCAGTTATTCCTGGGCGGCACCTTGGGTTCAATCCTCTAG
- a CDS encoding alpha/beta hydrolase family protein — translation MMRLCAVLVLSLLGGLVSVHAAPAPHPHWSVGFHRMTFLDPLDLQPMKAVAFYPSTDDEHSTQLGPYRVAATEDSKIAIGRFPMLMLSHGNTGTPLALHDLATSLARKGFVVVAVLHPGDNYKDHSRLGTVSNLYGRPIQISEAITATLADPMLSPFVNVDQVGVIGYSAGGETALILAGAKPDFDRLRRYCQERPEDRDACTTKGELVVDRDDLQPQSDPRIHALMLMAPLSLMFGRHTLADVHVPVLLYSGDGDKLVAVDKNAAALARKLPEPPDFKLLAGAGHFVFMAPCDSDQLALMPAICTDADGVDREGIHRDLISEAGRFFSHTLGQSTRAGLQTADQ, via the coding sequence ATGATGCGTCTTTGTGCTGTTTTGGTTCTTTCCCTGCTCGGCGGCCTGGTTTCAGTGCACGCCGCACCCGCCCCGCACCCGCATTGGAGCGTGGGCTTCCATCGCATGACGTTTCTCGATCCGCTGGATCTGCAGCCGATGAAAGCCGTTGCGTTCTACCCCTCCACCGACGACGAGCACAGCACGCAGCTGGGGCCTTATCGCGTCGCCGCCACCGAAGATTCCAAGATTGCCATCGGCCGCTTCCCGATGTTGATGCTGTCCCACGGCAACACCGGCACGCCGCTGGCCCTGCATGACCTGGCCACCTCGCTGGCGCGCAAGGGCTTTGTGGTGGTGGCGGTGTTGCACCCCGGCGACAACTACAAGGATCACAGTCGCCTGGGCACGGTCAGCAACCTGTATGGGCGGCCGATCCAGATTTCCGAAGCGATCACCGCGACCCTGGCGGACCCCATGCTGTCACCGTTCGTCAACGTCGATCAGGTGGGGGTCATTGGTTACTCGGCCGGTGGCGAAACCGCCTTGATCCTGGCGGGCGCCAAGCCTGATTTCGACCGCCTGCGCCGCTATTGCCAGGAGCGCCCGGAAGACCGCGATGCCTGCACCACCAAGGGTGAACTGGTGGTAGACCGCGATGACCTGCAGCCGCAATCCGATCCGCGTATCCATGCCTTGATGTTGATGGCGCCGCTGAGCTTGATGTTCGGCCGCCATACCCTGGCCGATGTGCATGTGCCGGTGCTGCTCTACAGCGGCGACGGCGACAAGCTGGTGGCCGTGGACAAGAATGCCGCCGCCCTGGCGCGCAAGTTGCCGGAACCGCCGGACTTCAAGTTGCTGGCCGGGGCAGGGCACTTCGTATTCATGGCACCGTGCGACAGCGATCAGCTGGCGTTGATGCCGGCGATCTGCACCGACGCCGATGGGGTCGACCGCGAAGGCATTCACCGCGACCTGATCTCCGAGGCCGGGCGCTTTTTCAGTCACACCCTGGGGCAGTCCACCCGCGCCGGTTTGCAGACGGCCGATCAGTAA